The following are from one region of the Aquirufa lenticrescens genome:
- a CDS encoding FKBP-type peptidyl-prolyl cis-trans isomerase — MSIAKTGDKVAVHYTGKHTDGSIFDSSVGRTPLEFQLGSGMVIKGFDDGVTGMTIGEKKTVVIPAAEAYGEHSPENTVTLERAQIPPHIELELGASLSMHQDGGHVVEVVVTDLTDSHVTLDANHPLAGRDLTFELELVSIS; from the coding sequence ATGTCTATTGCAAAAACCGGCGACAAGGTTGCCGTACACTACACAGGTAAACACACCGACGGTTCTATTTTTGACTCTTCTGTAGGAAGAACACCTCTTGAGTTTCAATTAGGTTCAGGTATGGTCATCAAAGGTTTTGATGATGGCGTGACTGGTATGACCATTGGTGAGAAAAAAACCGTTGTTATTCCGGCAGCTGAGGCTTATGGCGAGCATTCTCCAGAAAATACAGTGACCTTAGAACGCGCTCAAATTCCTCCTCACATCGAATTAGAATTAGGTGCTTCTTTATCTATGCACCAAGATGGGGGTCACGTGGTAGAAGTGGTGGTCACTGATTTAACAGATTCACACGTTACGTTGGATGCGAATCACCCATTAGCTGGTCGTGATTTAACATTTGAACTTGAATTAGTATCGATTTCATAA
- a CDS encoding tetratricopeptide repeat protein, with translation MIRLFASLFALFFFSSCMLQYAAGLTQIQQEKYKEATYNFSVALTKDPKNPEIYFARAFSRGSMEEYSGAISDLTKAIRLDSTNADYYFYRGYFKSKLGNDKGAIRDFSKSIIRYPYYAETYYNRGINLMHLGLIEDACLDFKTAIELGDTLSLKYQASLCR, from the coding sequence ATGATCCGTTTATTTGCCTCTCTTTTTGCCCTCTTTTTCTTCAGTAGCTGCATGTTACAATATGCAGCTGGTCTCACGCAAATACAACAAGAAAAATACAAAGAAGCGACATATAATTTTTCGGTGGCTTTGACAAAAGACCCTAAAAACCCTGAAATCTACTTCGCCAGAGCCTTTTCACGAGGATCGATGGAAGAATACTCGGGTGCCATTTCTGACTTAACCAAAGCCATACGTCTCGATTCCACCAATGCAGATTACTATTTCTACCGGGGCTATTTCAAATCCAAACTAGGCAATGACAAAGGGGCCATTCGGGATTTTTCAAAATCAATCATTCGCTATCCTTATTATGCCGAAACCTATTATAATCGGGGTATTAATCTGATGCATTTAGGTTTGATCGAAGATGCCTGCTTGGATTTTAAGACGGCGATTGAATTAGGCGATACCCTATCCCTGAAGTACCAAGCTTCGCTTTGTAGATAA